Genomic DNA from Gossypium hirsutum isolate 1008001.06 chromosome A01, Gossypium_hirsutum_v2.1, whole genome shotgun sequence:
tcatctttagttttcatggtatacacccaaactcttctggaaaagtcatcaacaaaagtaacaaagtagtgttttcctcccaacgaaggtgttttggaaggcccccacacatctgagtgaatatattccaaaataccttttgtattatggatagcagtgccgaatttcactctcttttgctttcccagaacacaatgcttgcaaaattttaatttgcaagcctttgcacctttcaacaatccttgctttgccagaatttgcaaggatttttcgctgacatgtcccaacttcatatgccacaactgtattgagtccaattctttgttgccggaagctgcagcgactgctccaataactgtactacctttgtagtaatataagttatttttcctgatgcccttcaatatcacaagtgcgccagatgtcactttcaaaaccccatctctcatagtaacaactgaaccattggattccaaggcttccaatgagatgagatttttcttcaaactgggcacgtaccgaacatcagttagaactctggttgatccatctttattctttaattggattgaacctatcccaatagttttacaggcattgtcattgcccatataaacaactccttcatttagttctactaaatcagagaaccactcccggttaggggacatatgataggtacaacccgaatccaatatccactcatctgaatggaacgacgatgatgatgcaaccagtgatagttcagagtcactggtatcatgctttgcaacacaagcatctacagcagcttttcccttattcttcagctttggacaatttttcttccagtggcctttctcatgacaaaaagcacattcatctttcccgagtctggactttgactttgatctccccttttgagttttcttccgagtgtatgaatgacctcggactactaaagcttctgtatctctgattgagtttttctgtttgtccttctttctctgttcataactgtataaggccgcacagacttcgctcagagatatatcactcctgccatgaagtagagtagtttctaggaactcaaactcctcaggaagtgaccccaacagcatcaaagccaaatcttaatctttgaatgtctcatccatattcagcaaatcagtgactaactgattaaatttggtgatgtgatcattcattgtggtacttaggacgtatgtgaagcgaaacagtcttttcttcaagtggagcttattttgactgtttttgttcaaaattttttcttcaagtgccacccacaacttatttgcagaagtctcctttgaaaaagcatacctctgctctcgagaaaggcatgatcgaattgtgccacatgccaaccgattgatcgccttccaatctttctcctatacatcatctggtttctcttcatcaatggcaatgtctagaccctgctgaaaaagggcatctagaacctcactttgccacataccaaaatggcccgtgccatcaaagatctccacggccaatcttgcatttgcaattgtcgatcttgtccacatggacgatgttgaagctcctacaccgaccgttttctccataatctttcaatatacctaaggaaatcttttctgatgtggaagatcagtttaaactgcaaccacagagcatactacgattaaccttcggctcttgataccacttgttgttccaatagggtcggaagcgtgtaaattattgtactaaaaaatcacacaaagttcaattcccaggaaagagaggtggatcacatggatctcttaaataccaagtctttccttagacagaatatcccttctatagtaatttaatagcacaattaaatactactattataccctcaaatattgaaagaaaaataggacaagaaagaacacaagagttttaacgaggttcggtaaattatacctacgtcctcgggcactaacaccagatgataactttactatctccaaagtattataaacaaatagaattccttaagaattctcaaatgggagaagagagaaaactaagagagaaagattggttgggatgaattgaaatgagaaatgagaaggcctatttatagttgaggttcaaggaccaaacaataaatagcccattatctcaaggaccaaaaaaaaattatcccttgccacttttccaaagttggtggttgtcattattgattgtctcccattaatgttaatgacaaccattattaattgtcttccattaatgttaacagaCATCACCTTACACTTTTTGAGATTTTAGCCAGAATATCTCTTGAGATACATGTCAAAGTCTAAGAGGTAAAGTGACATTTTGCTTGGTACTTAGTTGCCTCCTAATACATCAAATCAAGAAACCgtattttataaatatagaaACATTACTCCCAAACAAAGGGATGAAAAAGAACCTCaataattttaatatgaaaaatcataattaaaatattatatatatttataaatgtgaaatatatatttatgatttatttcatataaattttaatacaattatctatattatttaatcatattatatatacatatattaaattttcatacatttatGCAACAGTCAAATCTATTTACCTATATTGACATGGACAATTGGACATTGTACCATGGCCGTACAAGTGAAACCTTTGGAGACATTTCCACGTCCCATTGGTTACATAAAAACAATGAAGTTCTTCCCCAAAATCACACAAGTCAGAAGCTCTAAGCTTCCTAACTAGTCTTTAGTTTTCTCTTTTTACTCTAAGAATATttgaatcaatatatattttactttaaaGTCCAAGTtcatatttaatgttatttttcttCTACAATTTGATCATATTTAAATATGCAtgtccttttttttattaatatcaaATTATCTATACCCATAACTCATTCTTGCTGTCATGTCAGTTCCTGTAATTAAAAATGTATCTTATATTACAATGCCATTAGTCTTCCTAATCAATAAATTCACAATACGTAAAAATCATgggatttttttatgtttattttaacttaaattttaatatagGTGTTGAtggagttttaatttaattttaatataggTTGATCAATTCGAATGCGCTAAAAGCTTgaaacacattatcctcctatttatgagttagaGAGAGATATTGTATATGACGAATCTTAATACACGTAAGTTGAATTTTACTTGTTCTTATTTGGACTAGTATAATTGTACTTCAACCTTATTAAAGAAAAAGGTTAATTCACTAATAAACCCTCCCTATGAATTAATCTTCGTCTATAATGACTAAGTAATCTATCTAGGTGAAacttattttattcaattgacTAATCAACTTTTTGTCTCGGATTTATCTTTTCTACAAAGACACAATACCCTATTTTAGTTAAAGTTGCGGGGTGGGTGAATCCATAAATATAGaattaataacttttaattttccAATACAAACCATTTAATGATCCTAATGTATGCAAATCCCGAACctacttttttttatctataaaaccTCCATCAAATTTTGAATTGTATCCCTCTACTTTattaaaattgagaaattaatttctccaattcaatttgttaaaatttgatcctttaaaaaaaatcgtaaataagtgagTTTAAAGGGTTGTTGAACCATTTAATAATCCTAATGCATGCAAATCCCAAacctattttttataaataaaacctcggttaatttttgaatttcatatatttattttattaaaatcaagAAATTAGTTTCtctatttcaattgtttttacaaataaaatttttccTCCTGAATTAAAGATGACGTAGAATTACAGTTATATATAATCATTTCTCTttagttaaaataagtaagcTTAAAGTactaatttttactaatttattatatataaattattcaactgttgattttttaattaattctttatatataaattatcttACTTCTTAATTTTCATTAAGTATGAGGATGAATTTCCGACAAATTAAAGGAATCTTGTCAACTATCATAAAATAAGGGGATGGGATTGAAAATTAGACCATAAAAACTCAATCAAAATTGGACGGTTGTGATCAAATTGTGATATAAACAAGAGTAAAACAAAACAGTCACACTATTATCCATGGACTCTCCTTGCTCACATGAAGGATTTATAGACAACTTTCTCCATGCTTATTGCTCAGTCAATCACTTCACCCCCCTAATCCAGCCAACCCACTTTAGCCCTCTCtcttaatttcttcttttttattgtcTCTTTGAActctaaaaaccctaaaatttctttttctctgAAATAATGTCAAGCAACAAGAAAAAGCTGGTTCTGAACACAGTTTCAGTGAGCTTAGGCTGCAGCAGCAGTTGCAGGAAACCCAAGCTGACAAGCTTTTTCAATCCAAAACCCAAACTGAAActtaaaatcaaaccaaaatctcATTCTCTTTGCAACAATCACTCTTCTTCAAGTTCATCCACCAAGAAAACAACCCATTGTTCCTTCTCTGAAAATGAAACTGGTACCTCTTTTTCTCCAGGTACAGACACTGCTATGTACTGGGACATGGATATCGACACAGACGGTCCGGACAGTGCTAACAAGTGTTCAATGGCGACCGTACGAGGTTTTGGTCATGTCGGAGGTGACAGCTTGGCGGTGGAGAAAGATTCTGATGATCCTTATTTGGATTTCAGGCAGTCAATGTTACAAATGATATTGGAGAAAGAGATATATTCTAAAGATGATTTAAAGGAGCTTCTCAATTGTTTCCTGCAGTTGAATTCGCCTTACCATCATGGGATCATTGTTAGAGCTTTCACCGAGATCTGGAATGGGGTATTCTCCGTCAAGCCTGGTTCCGGCACCGGTACTTCGCCGGAGATGCGTTTTGGGCTTAGGCCACGACAGTTCTAGGGAAATAAGGTCCAATGGGCTGATAAAATAATAGTACATTCTGACAGTTGGCTGATGAACACTTGTTTAAGttatatttaaagaaatatattttCGAATTTAATGCAATAGCAAGTTGGaggaaacttttttttttgtgtgtgagtGTGCATTAAAGGAAAagaatatatatttctttaaataaaaaacttttcaAGAAGTGTAAAATTAGAATGTCTAAATGACTcaaaatattattacaatatgGGTCATTTGTAAGCATATGGTAGTGTAGAAGTTAATTATGTTTTCAACTTTGGAAATGGCAAGTGGTAAAATTCTTACACTTATTTCTATTTAAAGTTTTCCTGGTTGAAATGTAGCTTGATTTATTATTGTGTCTAACATTTATCAGTAAAAAAAAATCGtttaatacataaatttatttaatagataaatttattaaaGAGTTTATACATATAGATACAattaatatctaaaaataaaatatatccaAACAATTATAATTATACTTAATCGTTATAAAACACAATCAAacttattaagttttatttatatgttaaacgATAAGAATGGGTAAATAATGGTGAATTAGTTGAAGGAAATCATGGTGGATGAGTGAGATGTGAGAGGAGGAGATGCTCTATACAATTTCACATGTTAATTTCCAAAAGAAACTAACATCAATGATTAAAAGTTGGCTAAGTAAACAGAAAAGATTGGTGGTGGGTCAATAGAGAATAGATCATTTGTCACCATGCATTCATcctgttttggaaaaaaattatgaGGGAAAGTTTTAAAGATGAAAAGAAACTACTAGCTTACTGGATAAGAGATTGGCAGAGCCATGGATTAGGTGGTGGCTTCATATGTCCCTTGTTTGTGGGTGGCCGTAGAACGgatcaataataatataataaatacattttttttatttgtgctCTTTTTTCATTGtataactatataaaaaaaaaaccaatgcaTTGTTGAATCCGAATGTGTTCTGATCTTGGGTGGGAAAAGATAGGCATTGGGATTTGAACAGTAATAATTAGGTCAAAGAGTGTCCTTTGACCATTTCTAAGTGATGATATATGGGTAAAATGTCTCcctaatttctcttaatttccATGTTAACTAAATTAATagatgtttttaaaaaaactctaaataatttaatttttattgattttaaaaataatttaaaaatatttaatcatgacATTATAATAATTGTTTTTGTTaactttatataaatttaattggtataataacaaatttagctatcataatttacacattttatcaaattagttttagtttaacaATTGTAGTTTGCAGTATGtgtaaatgtataaatattgaaattaaatttgttaaatattttacaataaataccaaattaataaaatttgtaaacatCGAGGgctaatattattatcataccaatcaaaattatgtacaattaacGAAAGTTATTACCACCATGATTAATTGTTCTTAACtgctcaattttaaaattgacaatgATTAAATTACTCCAATTTTTTAACaaagaccaatttgctcaatttcaaaattaaaagggaCTAGAGaggttttttacaaaaaaaaatgaaaaatacctATTATCTTTAATTTCTATGATTACTTTTctcaataatatcatttttaaaatttaaatttatattatcttaatattttttaatagaaaatacatcTAGAATTGTTTAGGGATTTAACTCAATTGAAATTTAAGTACAAAATGAAGTCATTTATATGGCAACTTATGAACATTAACAATTTTTTGGGTCATAGTTTAATAGTTTCTTCTATTCCTTTTGTTGTTTTCGATAATTATACTTTTTCTTTGGAATATCATGGTAAAggaattgaaaaa
This window encodes:
- the LOC107925560 gene encoding transcription repressor OFP6; its protein translation is MSSNKKKLVLNTVSVSLGCSSSCRKPKLTSFFNPKPKLKLKIKPKSHSLCNNHSSSSSSTKKTTHCSFSENETGTSFSPGTDTAMYWDMDIDTDGPDSANKCSMATVRGFGHVGGDSLAVEKDSDDPYLDFRQSMLQMILEKEIYSKDDLKELLNCFLQLNSPYHHGIIVRAFTEIWNGVFSVKPGSGTGTSPEMRFGLRPRQF